One genomic region from Prunus persica cultivar Lovell chromosome G3, Prunus_persica_NCBIv2, whole genome shotgun sequence encodes:
- the LOC18782879 gene encoding alpha-1,4 glucan phosphorylase L isozyme, chloroplastic/amyloplastic isoform X1: MAASQFAATRGGAETVWQCKSQSKLIDFSSRKNKSKLLFTRRNLNQRRSFSFSVKNASNESSQKLKDPIVEQGKYSSILSSFIPDAASIASSIKYHAEFTASFSPERFELPKAFFATAQSVRDALIINWNATYAYYEKLNAKQAYYLSMEFLQGRALLNAIGNLELDGAYAEALSKLGHKLENVACQEPDAALGNGGLGRLASCFLDSLATLNYPAWGYGLRYKYGLFKQRITKDGQEEVAEDWLELGNPWEIVRNDVSYPIKFYGKVVSGSDGKRHWIGGEDIDAVAYDVPIPGYKTKTTINLRLWSTKASSQDFDLYAFNSGEHTKASEALANAEKICYVLYPGDESVEGKTLRLKQQYTLCSASLQDIVERFERRSGPNIKWEEFPEKVAVQMNDTHPTLCIPELMRILIDLKGLSWKEAWNITQRTVAYTNHTVLPEALEKWSLELMQKLLPRHVEIIEMIDEELINTIILEYGTADYDLLEKKLKEMRILENVDLPATFADLFVKPKESSVVVPSEELEDSKEEEEEDESVDEENESVDEEDESVDEEDESVDEEDESVDEENGPDKKCDEEKKKKVVVEPPPKLVRMANLCVVGGHAVNGVAEIHSEIVKDEVFNSFFKLWPKKFQNKTNGVTPRRWIRFCNPDLSKIITKWIGTEDWVLNTENLAELRKFADNNDLQTQWREAKRSNKLKVVSLIKERTGYSVSPDAMFDIQVKRIHEYKRQLLNIFGIVYRYKKMKEMSASGRKAKFVPRVCMFGGKAFSTYVQAKRIVKFITDVAATINRDPGIGDLLKVVFVPDYNVSVAELLIPASELSQHISTAGMEASGTSNMKFAMNGCVLIGTLDGANVEIREEVGADNFFLFGAKAHEIAGLRKERAEGKFVPDPRFEEVKEFIRSGVFGSFNYDELIGSLEGNEGFGRADYFLVGKDFPSYIECQEKVDEAYRDQKRWTRMSILNTAGSYKFSSDRTIHEYAEDIWNINPVELP, encoded by the exons ATGGCAGCTTCCCAATTTGCTGCAACTCGGGGTGGAGCAGAGACAGTTTGGCAATGCAAATCTCAATCTAAATTGATCGATTTCAGTTCCAGAAAGAACAAATCAAAGCTTTTGTTCACGAGGAGGAACTTGAACCAGAGGAGGTCGTTTTCATTTTCGGTGAAGAACGCGTCGAATGAGTCTTCCCAGAAGCTGAAGGATCCGATCGTCGAACAAG GAAAAT ATTCCTCCATACTCAGCTCATTCATACCCGATGCTGCATCCATCGCTTCAAGTATCAAATACCATGCAGAGTTCACCGCATCGTTTTCTCCAGAGAGATTTGAGCTTCCAAAGGCCTTCTTTGCAACTGCACAAAGTGTTCGTGATGCACTCATCATTAACTGGAATGCAACATATGCTTATTATGAAAAGTTGAATGCAAAGCAGGCATATTATTTGTCAATGGAATTTCTACAG GGTAGAGCGCTGCTAAATGCAATTGGTAATTTAGAGCTAGATGGTGCATATGCAGAGGCTTTGAGCAAGCTTGGACACAAATTAGAAAATGTTGCTTGCCAG GAACCAGATGCTGCACTTGGAAATGGAGGTCTTGGACGCCTTGCCTCTTGCTTCTTGGACTCTTTGGCAACTTTAAATTATCCAGCATGGGGTTATGGACTTAGATACAAGTATGGCTTATTTAAACAACGAATTACTAAAGATGGTCAAGAAGAAGTTGCTGAGGATTGGCTTGAG CTGGGGAATCCCTGGGAAATTGTGAGAAATGATGTCTCCTATCCTATAAAATTTTATGGCAAGGTTGTTTCTGGATCTGATGGAAAACGACATTGGATTGGAGGAGAAGACATAGATGCTGTTGCTTATGATGTTCCAATACCAGGatataaaactaaaaccaCGATCAACTTGCGGCTTTGGTCAACGAAAGCTTCATCACAGGATTTTGATTTATATGCATTTAATTCTGGAGAGCACACTAAAGCATCTGAAGCTTTAGCAAATGCTGAAAAG ATTTGCTATGTACTTTATCCTGGGGATGAATCAGTGGAGGGCAAGACACTTCGTTTGAAGCAACAATATACTTTATGTTCTGCTTCTCTCCAAGATATTGTTGAACGTTTTGAGAGAAGATCTGGACCAAATATCAAATGGGAAGAGTTCCCCGAGAAGGTTGCAGTGCAGATGAATGATACTCATCCAACTCTCTGCATTCCTGAACTGATGAgaattttgattgatttgaagGGTTTGAGCTGGAAGGAGGCCTGGAATATTACTCAAAG AACGGTTGCATATACAAACCATACTGTTCTACCTGAGGCATTGGAGAAATGGAGTTTAGAACTTATGCAGAAACTGCTTCCTCGACATGTTGAGATTATAGAAATGATAGATGAAGAG CTCATTAACACCATAATCTTGGAGTATGGTACAGCAGATTATGATTTATTAGAGAAGAAACTGAAGGAGATGAGAATATTAGAAAATGTTGATTTGCCTGCCACATTTGCGGATCTATTTGTTAAACCCAAAGAAAGCTCTGTTGTTGTTCCCAGTGAAGAACTTGAAgattcaaaagaagaagaagaagaagatgaatctgttgatgaagaaaatgaatctgttgatgaagaagatgaatctgttgatgaagaagatgaatctgttgatgaagaagacgaatctgttgatgaagaaaatggacCTGATAAGAAATGCgatgaggaaaaaaagaaaaaggtggtGGTGGAACCGCCGCCAAAGTTAGTACGCATGGCAAATCTCTGTGTTGTGGGTGGTCATGCAgtaaatggtgttgctgaaatACACAGTGAAATAGTAAAAGATGAAGTATTCAACTCATTTTTTAAG TTGTGGCCtaagaaatttcaaaacaaaacaaatgggGTGACACCAAGAAGATGGATTCGCTTCTGCAATccagatttgagtaaaattatAACCAAGTGGATTGGCACGGAAGACTGGGTCTTAAATACTGAAAATCTGGCAGAATTACGAAAG TTTGCAGATAATAATGATCTCCAAACCCAATGGAGGGAAGCAAAAAGGAGCAACAAGTTGAAAGTTGTATCATTGATCAAAGAAAGAACAGGATATTCTGTCAGCCCTGATGCAATGTTTGATATACAG GTGAAGCGCATTCATGAATACAAGAGACaacttttgaatatttttggaATTGTTTACCGctacaagaaaatgaaagaaatgagTGCTTCAGGAAGGAAAGCAAAGTTTGTTCCACGTGTTTGTATGTTTGGAGGAAAAGCATTTTCCACGTATGTGCAAGCCAAGAGAATTGTGAAATTTATCACAGATGTTGCGGCAACTATAAATCGTGATCCTGGCATAGGTGATCTATTGAAG GTAGTCTTCGTTCCTGATTACAATGTCAGTGTTGCTGAATTGTTAATTCCTGCAAGTGAGCTCTCACAGCACATCAG TACTGCTGGGATGGAGGCCAGTGGAACCAGCAACATGAAGTTTGCAATGAATGGCTGCGTCCTAATTGGGACTCTGGATGGTGCCAATGTTGAAATAAGAGAAGAGGTTGGAGCAGACAACTTCTTCCTGTTTGGTGCTAAAGCTCATGAGATTGCTGGgctgagaaaagaaagagctGAGGGGAAG TTCGTTCCAGACCCACGTTTTGAAGAAGTGAAGGAATTTATCAGAAGTGGTGTTTTTGGGTCGTTCAATTATGATGAATTGATTGGATCCTTGGAAGGAAATGAAGGATTTGGCCGTGCAGATTATTTCCTTGTGGGCAAAGACTTCCCCAGTTATATAGAATGCCAAGAGAAGGTTGATGAGGCATATCGGGACCAAAAG AGATGGACAAGAATGTCAATCCTGAACACAGCAGGCTCATACAAGTTTAGCAGTGACAGAACCATTCACGAATATGCCGAAGACATATGGAACATTAACCCTGTCGAATTGCCATAG
- the LOC18782879 gene encoding alpha-1,4 glucan phosphorylase L isozyme, chloroplastic/amyloplastic isoform X2, with the protein MAASQFAATRGGAETVWQCKSQSKLIDFSSRKNKSKLLFTRRNLNQRRSFSFSVKNASNESSQKLKDPIVEQDSSILSSFIPDAASIASSIKYHAEFTASFSPERFELPKAFFATAQSVRDALIINWNATYAYYEKLNAKQAYYLSMEFLQGRALLNAIGNLELDGAYAEALSKLGHKLENVACQEPDAALGNGGLGRLASCFLDSLATLNYPAWGYGLRYKYGLFKQRITKDGQEEVAEDWLELGNPWEIVRNDVSYPIKFYGKVVSGSDGKRHWIGGEDIDAVAYDVPIPGYKTKTTINLRLWSTKASSQDFDLYAFNSGEHTKASEALANAEKICYVLYPGDESVEGKTLRLKQQYTLCSASLQDIVERFERRSGPNIKWEEFPEKVAVQMNDTHPTLCIPELMRILIDLKGLSWKEAWNITQRTVAYTNHTVLPEALEKWSLELMQKLLPRHVEIIEMIDEELINTIILEYGTADYDLLEKKLKEMRILENVDLPATFADLFVKPKESSVVVPSEELEDSKEEEEEDESVDEENESVDEEDESVDEEDESVDEEDESVDEENGPDKKCDEEKKKKVVVEPPPKLVRMANLCVVGGHAVNGVAEIHSEIVKDEVFNSFFKLWPKKFQNKTNGVTPRRWIRFCNPDLSKIITKWIGTEDWVLNTENLAELRKFADNNDLQTQWREAKRSNKLKVVSLIKERTGYSVSPDAMFDIQVKRIHEYKRQLLNIFGIVYRYKKMKEMSASGRKAKFVPRVCMFGGKAFSTYVQAKRIVKFITDVAATINRDPGIGDLLKVVFVPDYNVSVAELLIPASELSQHISTAGMEASGTSNMKFAMNGCVLIGTLDGANVEIREEVGADNFFLFGAKAHEIAGLRKERAEGKFVPDPRFEEVKEFIRSGVFGSFNYDELIGSLEGNEGFGRADYFLVGKDFPSYIECQEKVDEAYRDQKRWTRMSILNTAGSYKFSSDRTIHEYAEDIWNINPVELP; encoded by the exons ATGGCAGCTTCCCAATTTGCTGCAACTCGGGGTGGAGCAGAGACAGTTTGGCAATGCAAATCTCAATCTAAATTGATCGATTTCAGTTCCAGAAAGAACAAATCAAAGCTTTTGTTCACGAGGAGGAACTTGAACCAGAGGAGGTCGTTTTCATTTTCGGTGAAGAACGCGTCGAATGAGTCTTCCCAGAAGCTGAAGGATCCGATCGTCGAACAAG ATTCCTCCATACTCAGCTCATTCATACCCGATGCTGCATCCATCGCTTCAAGTATCAAATACCATGCAGAGTTCACCGCATCGTTTTCTCCAGAGAGATTTGAGCTTCCAAAGGCCTTCTTTGCAACTGCACAAAGTGTTCGTGATGCACTCATCATTAACTGGAATGCAACATATGCTTATTATGAAAAGTTGAATGCAAAGCAGGCATATTATTTGTCAATGGAATTTCTACAG GGTAGAGCGCTGCTAAATGCAATTGGTAATTTAGAGCTAGATGGTGCATATGCAGAGGCTTTGAGCAAGCTTGGACACAAATTAGAAAATGTTGCTTGCCAG GAACCAGATGCTGCACTTGGAAATGGAGGTCTTGGACGCCTTGCCTCTTGCTTCTTGGACTCTTTGGCAACTTTAAATTATCCAGCATGGGGTTATGGACTTAGATACAAGTATGGCTTATTTAAACAACGAATTACTAAAGATGGTCAAGAAGAAGTTGCTGAGGATTGGCTTGAG CTGGGGAATCCCTGGGAAATTGTGAGAAATGATGTCTCCTATCCTATAAAATTTTATGGCAAGGTTGTTTCTGGATCTGATGGAAAACGACATTGGATTGGAGGAGAAGACATAGATGCTGTTGCTTATGATGTTCCAATACCAGGatataaaactaaaaccaCGATCAACTTGCGGCTTTGGTCAACGAAAGCTTCATCACAGGATTTTGATTTATATGCATTTAATTCTGGAGAGCACACTAAAGCATCTGAAGCTTTAGCAAATGCTGAAAAG ATTTGCTATGTACTTTATCCTGGGGATGAATCAGTGGAGGGCAAGACACTTCGTTTGAAGCAACAATATACTTTATGTTCTGCTTCTCTCCAAGATATTGTTGAACGTTTTGAGAGAAGATCTGGACCAAATATCAAATGGGAAGAGTTCCCCGAGAAGGTTGCAGTGCAGATGAATGATACTCATCCAACTCTCTGCATTCCTGAACTGATGAgaattttgattgatttgaagGGTTTGAGCTGGAAGGAGGCCTGGAATATTACTCAAAG AACGGTTGCATATACAAACCATACTGTTCTACCTGAGGCATTGGAGAAATGGAGTTTAGAACTTATGCAGAAACTGCTTCCTCGACATGTTGAGATTATAGAAATGATAGATGAAGAG CTCATTAACACCATAATCTTGGAGTATGGTACAGCAGATTATGATTTATTAGAGAAGAAACTGAAGGAGATGAGAATATTAGAAAATGTTGATTTGCCTGCCACATTTGCGGATCTATTTGTTAAACCCAAAGAAAGCTCTGTTGTTGTTCCCAGTGAAGAACTTGAAgattcaaaagaagaagaagaagaagatgaatctgttgatgaagaaaatgaatctgttgatgaagaagatgaatctgttgatgaagaagatgaatctgttgatgaagaagacgaatctgttgatgaagaaaatggacCTGATAAGAAATGCgatgaggaaaaaaagaaaaaggtggtGGTGGAACCGCCGCCAAAGTTAGTACGCATGGCAAATCTCTGTGTTGTGGGTGGTCATGCAgtaaatggtgttgctgaaatACACAGTGAAATAGTAAAAGATGAAGTATTCAACTCATTTTTTAAG TTGTGGCCtaagaaatttcaaaacaaaacaaatgggGTGACACCAAGAAGATGGATTCGCTTCTGCAATccagatttgagtaaaattatAACCAAGTGGATTGGCACGGAAGACTGGGTCTTAAATACTGAAAATCTGGCAGAATTACGAAAG TTTGCAGATAATAATGATCTCCAAACCCAATGGAGGGAAGCAAAAAGGAGCAACAAGTTGAAAGTTGTATCATTGATCAAAGAAAGAACAGGATATTCTGTCAGCCCTGATGCAATGTTTGATATACAG GTGAAGCGCATTCATGAATACAAGAGACaacttttgaatatttttggaATTGTTTACCGctacaagaaaatgaaagaaatgagTGCTTCAGGAAGGAAAGCAAAGTTTGTTCCACGTGTTTGTATGTTTGGAGGAAAAGCATTTTCCACGTATGTGCAAGCCAAGAGAATTGTGAAATTTATCACAGATGTTGCGGCAACTATAAATCGTGATCCTGGCATAGGTGATCTATTGAAG GTAGTCTTCGTTCCTGATTACAATGTCAGTGTTGCTGAATTGTTAATTCCTGCAAGTGAGCTCTCACAGCACATCAG TACTGCTGGGATGGAGGCCAGTGGAACCAGCAACATGAAGTTTGCAATGAATGGCTGCGTCCTAATTGGGACTCTGGATGGTGCCAATGTTGAAATAAGAGAAGAGGTTGGAGCAGACAACTTCTTCCTGTTTGGTGCTAAAGCTCATGAGATTGCTGGgctgagaaaagaaagagctGAGGGGAAG TTCGTTCCAGACCCACGTTTTGAAGAAGTGAAGGAATTTATCAGAAGTGGTGTTTTTGGGTCGTTCAATTATGATGAATTGATTGGATCCTTGGAAGGAAATGAAGGATTTGGCCGTGCAGATTATTTCCTTGTGGGCAAAGACTTCCCCAGTTATATAGAATGCCAAGAGAAGGTTGATGAGGCATATCGGGACCAAAAG AGATGGACAAGAATGTCAATCCTGAACACAGCAGGCTCATACAAGTTTAGCAGTGACAGAACCATTCACGAATATGCCGAAGACATATGGAACATTAACCCTGTCGAATTGCCATAG
- the LOC18784326 gene encoding BAG family molecular chaperone regulator 8, chloroplastic produces the protein MPSFVDYDESTVDYWEPDERNNICMSQTHFSKPLLLSSSNPTHQIPTLAIPNSATETLNPPTNSTPKARLHQQEQQEEQQLHAHSITSSLLSRIEALEASLHRYSSYRSQSSYSRSLRDSAARVIQTHFRAFLVRRSRTLRQLKDLAFIKSAFNSLKSSISNDTHFDFHAVSQKAIDLLLKLDSIQCGDPIVRDGKRSISRDLVRFMEFIDGVVMKRHGLSLKAVKNARFGQNVNKSRVLPTKCDDLGRDQREMIGKLRDRIEKIRGFARVSENDEEDVELEGFQHVSDEDEENLMTRFKNGVLVKRHGLQPKVKKNVSFAENGNVYRVFSNSDEPVSSGDGSDSSDDHGELVENLRSEVEDVKGFAQETEDDDEAHTENDGSPQASDGERNPRARMTQRREDIYETKVHDLGRNGYLLFSAPLPVKMESKADIIKRNKAVKLVK, from the exons ATGCCTTCATTTGTTGATTACGATGAGTCAACCGTTGACTATTGGGAGCCAGATGAGCGCAACAACATTTGCATG TCACAGACCCACTTCTCCAAGCCATTGCTTCTCAGCTCATCCAATCCAACCCACCAGATCCCTACTCTTGCCATCCCAAACTCCGCCACTGAAACCCTCAACCCACCCACAAATTCTACACCCAAAGCTCGTTTGCACCAACAAGAACAGCAAGAAGAACAGCAGCTGCACGCCCACTCAATTACCTCCTCCCTCCTCTCCCGCATCGAAGCCCTCGAAGCCTCTCTTCACCGCTACTCTTCCTATCGTTCTCAGTCTTCGTATTCGCGCTCTCTCAGAGACTCAGCTGCTCGAGTTATTCAAACCCACTTCCGTGCCTTCCTTGTTCGCAGATCACGAACCCTCAGGCAGCTCAAAGACCTCGCCTTTATCAAGTCTGCTTTCAACTCTCTCAAATCCTCCATTTCCAATGATACCCACTTCGATTTTCACGCCGTTTCTCAAAAAGCCATCGACTTGCTTCTTAAGCTGGACTCTATTCAG TGTGGTGATCCGATTGTTAGGGACGGAAAAAGGTCTATTAGCAGAGATTTGGTTCGGTTCATGGAGTTCATTGATGGGGTTGTCATGAAAAGGCATGGGCTTTCACTGAAAGCAGTGAAGAATGCGAGGTTTGGTCAAAATGTTAACAAATCTAGGGTTTTGCCCACCAAGTGTGATGATTTGGGAAGGGATCAGAGGGAAATGATTGGTAAATTGAGGGATAGAATTGAGAAGATTCGTGGGTTTGCTAGAGTTTCTGAGAATGATGAGGAAGATGTGGAGCTTGAAGGGTTTCAACATGTcagtgatgaagatgaagaaaaccTTATGACTCGATTTAAAAATGGGGTATTGGTGAAAAGGCATGGGCTTCAACCTAAGgtgaagaaaaatgtgagCTTTGCAGAGAATGGGAATGTGTATAGGGTCTTTAGCAACTCTGATGAACCAGTTTCAAGTGGAGATGGGAGTGATTCTAGTGATGATCATGGAGAGCTTGTGGAGAACCTTCGCAGTGAGGTTGAAGATGTTAAGGGCTTTGCTCAGGAGActgaggatgatgatgaggcaCACACCGAGAATGATGGATCACCGCAGGCCAGTGATGGAGAAAGAAACCCCAGAGCCAGAATGACTCAGAGAAGAGAAGACATCTATGAAACCAAAGTCCATGATCTGGGCCGGAATGGTTATTTGCTATTCTCTGCTCCTTTGCCTGTGAAGATGGAGTCTAAAGCAGATATCATAAAGAGAAACAAGGCTGTGAAACTAGTAAAATGA
- the LOC18782574 gene encoding protein FAR1-RELATED SEQUENCE 5, translated as MQEGIEQYIMEVVPSSECEAKGVDSFVALGDEGYEHSVAEEVEAPVVLDDGKEGYVDFDLSQYIGGGVVEPTLGMEFTSEDDARNFYNAYAKQTGFSIRVNSYYRSKKDNSIISREFCCSKEGFRRERHAKKDSGEDAKRRRARALTREGCKALMTVRRRDCGRWYVAKLEKNHNHELVTPAMRHFLRSHKQEFAPEKSCSNSFSSPGLSLDAPVDVLTDCSSFGKMEFAVQSNVNYIGRGRLSTFGIDAQSLLGFFKIMQASDPAFYYAIQVDEEERLSSVFWVDTRSRIAYNCFSDVVAFDTTYQVNQYKMPFATFTGVNHHKHSVLFGCALLADETESTFSWLFTTWLEAMSGRQPGLIITDYDPAISRAVQQVFPQSSHRYCKWHIISKMPKELGHVYSVTPRTFQVEFDRCINKSETPDAFESTWQMLLDKYNLRGNDWLQSLYIDRKLWVPVYMRDTFFAGMYAAQRSGSVNSLFDGYVNSGTTLQDFAEQYEKALDERYEKEAKAEFETFYTKPVLKTPLPVEKQGADIYTRNMFTIFQDEVFESLLFAVKLSAEDGGTSTYEVSRFDEEHKMYVVAFNIAEQLASCSCKMFEFEGILCRHVLAVFKATNVFTLPQCYILKRWTRNAKEEVMLDLLPCVELQANSQKGRNLQYNILYQEAIKCAEEGMASDQIFKVALNALREARVKIVGAKRNAMKSMPQN; from the coding sequence ATGCAAGAGGGGATTGAGCAATATATCATGGAGGTAGTGCCTTCCAGTGAGTGTGAAGCTAAAGGAGTAGACTCCTTTGTTGCACTGGGAGATGAGGGCTATGAACATTCTGTTGCAGAGGAGGTTGAAGCTCCGGTGGTATTGGATGATGGCAAAGAGGGTTATGTGGATTTTGACTTGTCGCAGTATATAGGAGGTGGGGTTGTAGAGCCTACACTGGGTATGGAGTTTACTTCTGAAGATGATGCTAGGAATTTTTATAATGCATATGCTAAACAAACGGGATTTAGTATTCGTGTGAACTCATACTATCGTTCAAAAAAGGACAATTCGATTATATCTCGAGAGTTTTGTTGTTCAAAAGAAGGCTTTCGCCGGGAGAGACATGCAAAGAAAGATTCAGGCGAGGATGCAAAAAGGAGGCGTGCTAGGGCACTCACTAGGGAAGGTTGCAAGGCGCTGATGACTGTGAGGAGACGTGACTGTGGAAGATGGTATGTGGCAAAACTAGAGAAGAACCATAATCATGAGTTGGTGACTCCTGCGATGCGGCATTTTCTTAGGTCACATAAGCAAGAATTTGCTCCTGAAAAAAGTTGTAGCAACTCCTTCAGTTCTCCTGGACTGTCTTTGGATGCTCCCGTGGATGTCTTGACTGATTGTAGCAGTTTTGGCAAAATGGAATTTGCTGTACAGAGTAATGTCAATTATATTGGAAGAGGCCGGTTGAGCACTTTTGGCATTGATGCCCAAAGTTTGCTTGGGTTTTTTAAGATTATGCAAGCCAGTGATCCTGCATTTTATTATGCAATACAggttgatgaagaagagagGCTGAGTAGTGTCTTTTGGGTTGACACAAGATCAAGAATCGCTTACAACTGTTTCTCTGATGTTGTAGCATTTGATACTACTTATCAAGTGAATCAGTATAAAATGCCATTTGCAACTTTTACTGGAGTAAATCATCACAAACATTCAGTTCTCTTTGGCTGTGCATTGCTTGCAGATGAGACCGAATCCACCTTCAGTTGGCTCTTCACAACTTGGCTTGAGGCAATGTCTGGACGACAACCAGGTTTAATCATAACTGATTATGATCCTGCCATAAGTAGAGCAGTGCAACAAGTTTTTCCTCAATCAAGCCATCGATATTGCAAGTGGCATATCATAAGCAAGATGCCAAAGGAATTGGGACATGTATATAGTGTAACCCCGAGGACTTTTCAAGTTGAATTTGATAGATGCATTAACAAGAGTGAGACACCTGATGCATTTGAATCAACTTGGCAGATGCTCCTTGATAAGTACAATCTTAGAGGGAATGATTGGCTTCAATCACTTTATATTGATCGCAAATTGTGGGTCCCAGTATACATGAGAGATACATTCTTTGCAGGGATGTATGCTGCCCAGCGGAGTGGAAGTGTGAACTCACTTTTTGATGGCTATGTGAATTCAGGAACTACCTTACAAGATTTTGCGGAGCAATATGAGAAGGCTTTAGATGAAAGATATGAGAAAGAAGCAAAGGCAGAGTTTGAAACTTTTTATACTAAACcagttctaaaaacaccactTCCTGTGGAAAAGCAAGGAGCAGATATCTACACAAGAAATATGTTCACCATATTTCAGGATGAGGTttttgaatctcttttgtttgCTGTGAAATTAAGTGCAGAGGATGGAGGAACCAGCACCTATGAGGTATCAAGATTTGATGAAGAACATAAAATGTATGTCGTGGCTTTTAATATAGCAGAACAACTAGCTAGTTGTAGCTGCAAgatgtttgaatttgaagggATCCTTTGCAGACACGTGCTTGCAGTGTTTAAAGCAACTAATGTCTTTACTCTCCCACAGTGTTATATCTTAAAAAGATGGACAAGAAATGCCAAGGAAGAGGTTATGTTGGATTTACTTCCCTGTGTCGAATTACAGGCTAATTCTCAGAAAGGCAGGAACTTGCAATACAACATTCTCTACCAGGAAGCCATTAAATGTGCAGAGGAAGGGATGGCATCTGACCAAATTTTTAAGGTGGCATTGAACGCCCTAAGAGAGGCTAGAGTTAAAATTGTTGGTGCAAAAAGAAATGCCATGAAATCAATGCCCCAAAACTAG
- the LOC18783439 gene encoding LYR motif-containing protein 4 produces MSIAAGAPSRAEVLTLFRSFLRVARKFTDYNIREYTKRRTIDAFRQNRNLTDPSAISAAFSDGKAQFEVANRQAVVYSLYAPKLKSVMEVQK; encoded by the coding sequence ATGAGTATAGCGGCCGGAGCTCCTTCTCGAGCGGAGGTGCTCACACTGTTCCGCTCTTTTCTTCGCGTGGCTCGCAAATTCACAGACTACAACATCAGAGAGTATACGAAACGCAGAACCATCGACGCGTTTCGTCAGAATCGGAACCTCACGGACCCATCTGCCATTTCCGCTGCGTTTTCAGATGGCAAGGCTCAGTTCGAGGTCGCCAATCGGCAGGCTGTTGTTTACTCTCTCTACGCTCCAAAGCTCAAGAGCGTCATGGAGGTTCAGAAGTAA